The nucleotide window CTCCAGGAAGATTTAAAACCGGGTATCTCAGATCGATACCAATTAAAGAAATTGTCCGCCAGTAATTTTTACGTTGAGGGTTTCTCCACTGAGGAAATTCGAGATAAATAGGGCTGACAAAGTCTACTTCTTTAAAAGCCAAAGCTTGATATAAACGATGCTCGGTAAATTTTTCCATTCTAATGATGGCCGTTGTCCGAGGACTAATTAAAAAAACATCCCCTTGCAAGGCTTCATAAAGGCGAACCGCACTCTTAAATAAAGCATCCTGAATTCCCAATTGCATGAAAATAATAACAACAGAAAAGATAACGCCAGCCAGTGCCACTATCAATCGTGTTTTTTGATATTTGAGTTGTAACCAAGCAGTGGGTAATTTTTTTAACTTTAAAATTCTTTGAAGTTTAATCATTATTTTGGCGATGGAGAGGTGTTAATAACAACATGAACTTGAAAGTTAGTAAAATTGGAGACTAGCTTACTATCTTCAGGATTGAGACGGATTTTAACATTGACGATTCTCGAATCCGTATCTGCCACTGGATCAGTTCCCAAAATATCCTTTTTCTTAATTTGTAAGCCTATTTCCTCTACTGTTCCTTGTAAGTCTTTAACAATACCATCACACTTAATTATTGCCTTTTGTCCAGCACGAATTTGATTAATATCAGTCTCATAAACTTCTGCTGTAACATACATTTGATCCGTTTGTCCTAATTCAACAATTCCCTCATTTTTGACGAGTTCACCAGGCCATACCTGAATATCCAAAATTTGCCCATCTTTGGGAGCGTGAACATAAGCTAAGTTTAAATCTGCCTGGGCTTTTTGTACGGCTGATTTGGCTGCTTGTAATTCTGCTTGAGCCACTTTAACATCTACGGAACGAACTTCTTCAACCGAATTTAATCTCGCTTTGTCTTCATCAATTTGTTGTTGTAAAGTAACAACCGTTCGCTCTAAATTCGCTTTAGCTTCCTCGATTTGTTTGGTTAATGTACTCACAATTCGGGTCAAATTAGCCCTAGCTTCTCGAAGGCTTTTTTCAGTGGTTTGTTGCTCTAAACAAACATGATCTCGCTGTTGTACTGAAACCGCTCCATCTTGATATAAACTTTCATAACGAGCGCAATCCTGACTGGCATTGTTCAACTCAGCTTTAATTCTCTCAATTTGCGCTTCTTGTGCTAATTTTTCTCCGGATAGTTGGGCTTCTAAATTAGCAATTGCTGCTTTTTGTACCCTAATTTGTCCTTCTAACTCAGCAGATGTGCGTTGAAATTTGGCATCCTGAGCTTTAATATCGCCAGATTTAGACCCGGCTAAAACTTGATCTAAACGACTTTGAGCGACAAATACTTGAGTTTTTGCTTGTTCTAAAGCCGCTTGGAGACGTTCACGATTATCCAAAATGGCGATGACTTGTCCCTTTTTAACCCGATCGCCGAGTTTGACTAAAAGGTTTTCCACTCTTGTTCCTTCTACAAAAGCAGGGGCTGATACCTTAATGACTTCTCCTTGAGGTTCTAGATATCCCAAAGCGGAAACAGAGCGATTTTGAGGCGTTTCCTCCACAGAAACCGGTGCTGTTAAGAATTGTTGACGAAAAAAGCTAGAATTATAAAATACAATTGCTCCTGTAGTTAGCAATCCCAAACATGAAAGGACAATAATCCAGGGCTTGCGAACTTTTTGGGGTTTTTCTTCTGGTGTTGGGGTTGATGGAATTTCTAGGTCTTCTAATAGGGGTTGCTCAAGGTAAGAGTTATCCCACTGAGTGTCTGGGGTGTTGGTACTATCTTGAGAATTATCGGCAACAATTTGGGTTAAATGCTGTTGAATTTGACAAAAGTTGCTCAAAAACGCTTCTTGCTTGTCAAGATTCCGTCTTTGCTCTAGTAGCATTGATTCTAGCATTTCCTTTTTTTGCTCTTCAACCGCTAGTTGAGTGTCTAAAAAAACCCCTTGAGACCCTCTAGCATTATTTTGTTTGGCTTCTAAGTCTCTAATGGTTTCATACTCTGTAATAAGCTCTTGTTCAAGATGGCTAATTGTCTGTTTAATTTGCTCTAAATTGTCTTCAAAATTGTTAACTAATCCTTCTATATTTTCTAAAAATCCTTCATCAAGAAAGGTTTCTTCTTTCTGGAGGACTCCATCTTGATTAGGGTTGGTTTCCAGAGCCAACAGAGACTCTAGTTCCTGGTTAAGATCTTGAGGTATATTTCTATTCATGAGATGTTTAAGGGTTAAGGTTATTGCTGATTAGGGAGGATGCTAGTTGCGCCAAGTTTGGGATAAATCGTGGTTTTTCTGCCATGACCGTAGCATAATTTGTTGTTTCCATTAAGGCTTTTTCTTCTGCCTGAATTCGTTGACTCATCACAACAGCATTCAACAGAGAAAAAGTAATAGCAGTTATAAATGCTCCCTGAATGAGAGGGAGGAAAAAAATTTCCAGAATTACTCCCAACCAATTGGGATGACGTAAATATTGATAAACTCCTCCATTAACCACAGAAAGACTAGGAACGGTCATAATTGAAAGAGTCCAACGCCATCCGAGCGCTTGCATCGATAAATAGCGTAAACTTTGTCCTCCTATTAATCCCACTAAGGAGATAAAAGCTAAAGTGGGAATCCAAGGCCGGTTGAAATACCAAACTTCGGCAATCATAGCTATCCACCAGCTAATTTGCATCAGTTTGACGACAGAAAGTAAATTGTCACTGTGTTGTTGTCCTCCCTGAGCGAGAATATCAGCCGCATGATCTTTGCTGATTTTAAGCTCAATCAAACGCTGTAAAATGACTAAAATAATAATTCCCAAAAATATAGCTTTAGTCAACATTTTAATCAATCTTTAACAGAAGTTTTTAAAAGTCAAAAAAATGATAGCATTGCCTCTATGGCTATTACCATTGCACGAGAATAACTTCTTGGGAAAAACCCGGGCCCATCGCAATGATTAACCCGTAAGAACCGGGTTCTGGGGGTTCTCCAGCCAAGGTTTTATTCAAAATATATAAAACGGTAGGAGATGATAGATTGCCCACCTCTTCTAACACCTCTCGGCTCAGATGTAAAGCTTGCTCATTGAGACCGAATTCTTCTTCGACGGCGTTAAGAATTTTTGGGCCTCCTGGATGAACCATCCAACGAGAAATTTTATCAATTGACAAATTATGAGCCTCTAGAAGAGGGTCAATGGCTTGTCTTAAACCTACCTTGACAAAATCAGCCACTTCTGGCCTGAGAATATTTCTGGTGCCGGTGTTGACGATATCCATTCCCATTAAAGAGATAGTATTGGGAAGTAATATAGAACGGCTATCAATTACTTGGGGTTGACCGGCTTGAGCTAAAGGATGTTCTCGACCGACCATTAAAACTGCTGCTGCACCATCCCCAAACAGGGCGGCAGTGACGATCGTCATGATAATATCGCTATATTGAGACGGATCATCCCGCAAACGGTGGATCATTGAGGACAAATCTCGTTGTAAAGAGCCTTGCCACAGGGATGATGACGGTTCTGCGGCGACTAAAATAGCCGCTTCGGTGGGATATCCTTTCAAATAATCGGCGACGCGAGCGACTCCAAACGCTCCCCCCATGCAGCCAATTCCTCCTAAAGGCATTCTCTTTAAACTGGCACAGAAGGGCATCCGATTCATCAACCGCGCATCAAGGGAGGGAACGGCAGGAACAAGGCTCACAGAGGTGAGTTGAGAAATATCTGTAGGTTGGAGTCCTGAATTTTTCAGCAGTTTACTAACAACATTTTCGACTAAAGTAACGGTTGCTTCGATGGTATCTTCCATACTTTTTTCGATACTCTGCGGTTCAAAAAAGTTATCGATAGGCAACATAAAATAACGCCCTTTAATCATGACGTTGGTAAAAAAGCGGTCAATATTATCTAAATCAAAGTCTAAATTCATCATTAGACAATATTTTCGCAGAGCATTGGCTAGAACTTCCTGGGGATAATAATGCTCCGGAAAACTAACAGCACTGTTAACAATAAAAGTCATGATTATTGTTTCCTTTTTTAACGGTTAAGGTTGGCACAAGAGTTTCAACGATGATGGATAATAACTTTTGACGAGCAGTCTGTAAAAAGAAATGATCCCCCGGAATCAGGGTTAGCTGAAAATGGCTTTGAGTTTGTTTGTGCCAAGGTTCTAATAGTTCTCGACTGATTTGGCTATCCTCTAACCCTCCAAAGGCGGTAATTGGACATTCCAGAGGTTGACCTCCACTGTAAAAATAGGTTTCTAAAAGGGCAAAGTCTGAGCGTAAAGTGGGAAGAAATAGCGCCATTAATTCGGCATTTTCTAAGACTTCTTTAGGCGTTCCTTTGAATCGTTCTATGGCCTGTTTAAATTCAGGGTCGGGTAAAGTGTGAATTGGGGAGGAAAAATCAGGAATTTGGGGAGCGCGACTGGCAGATACAAATAAATGAACGGGACTCGATGCTTTTTGACGACGGAGTTCTCGCGCTAATTCAAACCCTAATAACCCGCCTAAACTATGACCAAAGAAAGCAAAGGGAATGTCTAAATGAGGCATAATTAGAGTTCCCAAGGTTTGAATTAAAGCTTTGAGATTGGTAAAAGGAGGGTCTTGAAACCGATTTTCTCGTCCGGGTAATTGCACGGGACAAATTTCAATGTCTGGGGGGACATCTTTTGACCATTCCCGAAACAGAGAAGCTCCCGCTCCAGCATAGGGAAAACAAAATACTCTCAGACGAGCTTGAGGATTTTTTCCCAGCCAAGGAAACCATAAATTAGAGGAATTTGTCGCCGGTAACGATAAGGAAGGAGATTGTTTCTCCATTAGGAGAATAATTTGTTCTAGAAATTGTTCTAGACTTAAATTGGCTAAAAATTCAACGGGAACTGCTACCCCTAAATCCGTTTCAATCTCTTTTCTCAATTGACTGGCCATCAATGAATCAATGCCTAGGTTAGAAAGAGGATTTTGCCATTGTATGTCTGTCTGAGAAATGCCTGTGATTCGGTTTAATAACTGACAGAAATAAGTCCGAATGATTGGTTTACGTTCCTGAGAATTGGCTGATAAATATTGCTCTTGGATAGATTTTTTTTCAGGAGTTGCAATTGGAGATTGTCCCCCGTTGAGAGACATTGATGAGCCATTTTTCATCGAAGAGGGTTGAGAATCTCCCCCATCTTCTTTTAAGTGTTTTTGATAATATTCAGCTAAGACTGACGCGAGTTTAGGCAATAGTTTTAATTCAGATTCCGAAAATTCTCCGCTTAATTCTAATTGTTGGACTAAGGGGTTAATCTTTTCGGGTTTGAGTAAGTTGAGGCTCAAACTTTCAAGGTCAGATGCAGAGTTTAAGGAAGTAGACTCTTCAATCCAATAACGCTGTCTTCTAAAAGGATAAGTGGGTAAGGACAAACGACGACGAGCATAATCTTTGTCAAAGCTAGCCCAGTCTAGGGGCACTCCGGCAATGAATAGATGAGATAGACTTTCGAGGATTTGTTGCCAGTCTTCCCGTTGAGGACGCAAACTTGCTAACCAAAGTTTTTCGGCTTCGGGTAAACAGGCGCAACCCATTCCTAATAAGGTCGCTTTCGGGCCACACTCAATAAACACTCTACATCCTTGTTGAGCTAGTGTTTCCATTCCCGCCGCAAATCTAACCGGCTCAAGGATATGACGACACCAATACTCAGGAGTGGCAATCTCTGGTGAGGCGACTTGTCCCGTCACATTGGAAATTAGCTTAATTTGGGGTTTTGAGTAGGTTACGGTTTGGGCAACGGCTCTAAACTCCTCTATCATCGGCTTCATCAAAGAAGAATGAAAGGCATGGGAAACCTTTAAAGGGGTGACTTTTATTCCTTGAGCTTCTAACGTCGTTTTGATGGACTCTATTTCCTGACTCTGACCGGAAATGACCACATTGTTCGGCCCGTTGCTCGCTGCGATCGCCACTTGAGGAACATAAGGAGCAATGACGGATTTAACCCAGTCTTCAGAGGCTGAAACCACTATCATCAAGCCATTAGGGGGCAAAGCTTGCATCTTTGCGGCTCGTTGGGCGACCAATTTGAGTGCGTCTTCTAAACTAAAGACCCCGGCCACACAAGCGGCCACATATTCTCCCAGACTGTGCCCCATCACGGCAGTCGGTTTGACCCCCCAAGACATCCACAGTTGAGCTAGGGCATATTCAAGGGCAAATAAGGCGGGTTGAGTGTAGGCAGTAGTATCTAATTCCCCATTGTCTGAGTAGAGGATGTCTAACAGACTTTTGTTGAGATAAGGCCGCAGAATTTGCTCACAAGTGTCTAAATTAGAACGAAAAGTCAGTTCGGTTTGATAGAGTTGACGACCCATGCCGATGTATTGTGAGCCTTGTCCGGTAAAAAGAAAGGCGATCTTAGGAGGTTTACGACCGCTAACTTTTCCCTCAATTGTTCCTGATACTTCGGTTTTAGGGTTAACAAAATTTTCTAGTTTTTCCCGTAACTGTTCCGTAGAGCTAGCTAAAACGGCTAACCGATGTTCAAATTGGGTTCGGCCTGTATTGGCACTATAACAGAGATCGCCGACCGGAAGAGTGGGAGAAGAAACAAGATGGTGATGATAGCGACGGGCTAACTCTAATAATGCGGGTTCAGTTTTGGCCGAAAGGGTTAATAAATGTAGGGGGCGCTCTTGGGGTTGGTTTTGGCTGCTCGAAGCGGTTTTTAGACTCTTGGCTGGGGCTTCTTCTAGAATAAGATGACAATTTGTCCCCCCAAACCCAAAAGAGCTAATTCCCCCATAACGTTTAGGGGTATCGACTTCCCAAGGTTGACCTTGAGTGGGAATTGAAAAGGGAGTATTTTTAAGAGAAATATAAGGGTTAAGATTTTCTAAATGAAGATGAGGCGGAATGAGTCGATGTTGAAGGGCGAGAACCACCTTAATTAAGCCAGCAATTCCAGCAGCAGATTCTAAATGACCGATATTCGTTTTAACCGAGCCTATCCAACAGGGGGTTGAGGAGCGCCCCTCCTTTAAAACGGTAGTTAAGGCTTTGAATTCTTGAGGATCTCCTAGGGGTGTGCCTGTGCCGTGAGCTTCTACATAGCTAATTTGATCGGGTTTGAGCTTTGCGGCCTTTAAGGCTTGACGAATGACGGCTTGTTGAGAGAGTCCATTGGGGGCACTCAGTCCGTTGGTTAATCCATCTTGATTAACCGCAGACCCTCTAATGATCCCATAAATGTTATCTCCATCATTTAAAGCATCTTGGAGACGTTTGAGAATAATAACCCCACAGCCTTCCCCCCGAACATAACCATCTGCTCTGGCATCAAAGGTTTTACAACGACCATCAGAGGCCATCATTTTGGCATGAGAAAAAGAAATCGTTACTTCTGGAGATAAAATTAAGTTAACTCCGCCGGCTATACATAAATTAGATTCATGATTGGCTAAACTTTGACAGGCATAGTGAATAGCTACTAAAGAAGAAGAACAGGCTGTATCGATGGCTAAACTCGGCCCTTTGAGG belongs to Gloeothece citriformis PCC 7424 and includes:
- a CDS encoding ABC exporter membrane fusion protein codes for the protein MNRNIPQDLNQELESLLALETNPNQDGVLQKEETFLDEGFLENIEGLVNNFEDNLEQIKQTISHLEQELITEYETIRDLEAKQNNARGSQGVFLDTQLAVEEQKKEMLESMLLEQRRNLDKQEAFLSNFCQIQQHLTQIVADNSQDSTNTPDTQWDNSYLEQPLLEDLEIPSTPTPEEKPQKVRKPWIIVLSCLGLLTTGAIVFYNSSFFRQQFLTAPVSVEETPQNRSVSALGYLEPQGEVIKVSAPAFVEGTRVENLLVKLGDRVKKGQVIAILDNRERLQAALEQAKTQVFVAQSRLDQVLAGSKSGDIKAQDAKFQRTSAELEGQIRVQKAAIANLEAQLSGEKLAQEAQIERIKAELNNASQDCARYESLYQDGAVSVQQRDHVCLEQQTTEKSLREARANLTRIVSTLTKQIEEAKANLERTVVTLQQQIDEDKARLNSVEEVRSVDVKVAQAELQAAKSAVQKAQADLNLAYVHAPKDGQILDIQVWPGELVKNEGIVELGQTDQMYVTAEVYETDINQIRAGQKAIIKCDGIVKDLQGTVEEIGLQIKKKDILGTDPVADTDSRIVNVKIRLNPEDSKLVSNFTNFQVHVVINTSPSPK
- a CDS encoding isoprenylcysteine carboxyl methyltransferase family protein, with product MLTKAIFLGIIILVILQRLIELKISKDHAADILAQGGQQHSDNLLSVVKLMQISWWIAMIAEVWYFNRPWIPTLAFISLVGLIGGQSLRYLSMQALGWRWTLSIMTVPSLSVVNGGVYQYLRHPNWLGVILEIFFLPLIQGAFITAITFSLLNAVVMSQRIQAEEKALMETTNYATVMAEKPRFIPNLAQLASSLISNNLNP
- a CDS encoding type III polyketide synthase, whose translation is MTFIVNSAVSFPEHYYPQEVLANALRKYCLMMNLDFDLDNIDRFFTNVMIKGRYFMLPIDNFFEPQSIEKSMEDTIEATVTLVENVVSKLLKNSGLQPTDISQLTSVSLVPAVPSLDARLMNRMPFCASLKRMPLGGIGCMGGAFGVARVADYLKGYPTEAAILVAAEPSSSLWQGSLQRDLSSMIHRLRDDPSQYSDIIMTIVTAALFGDGAAAVLMVGREHPLAQAGQPQVIDSRSILLPNTISLMGMDIVNTGTRNILRPEVADFVKVGLRQAIDPLLEAHNLSIDKISRWMVHPGGPKILNAVEEEFGLNEQALHLSREVLEEVGNLSSPTVLYILNKTLAGEPPEPGSYGLIIAMGPGFSQEVILVQW
- a CDS encoding type I polyketide synthase translates to MGLEPIAIIGLSCRFPKSPNLADYWQLLRNGIDAITEVPEDRWPSLAYFDSTPATPGKMTTRWGGFLDKVDEFDANFFQISPREAQLIDPQQRLLLEVTWEALENAAIVPETLADSQTGVFIGISNSDYNKILSKDIFRLNAYYGTGTALSIAANRLSYFFNLKGPSLAIDTACSSSLVAIHYACQSLANHESNLCIAGGVNLILSPEVTISFSHAKMMASDGRCKTFDARADGYVRGEGCGVIILKRLQDALNDGDNIYGIIRGSAVNQDGLTNGLSAPNGLSQQAVIRQALKAAKLKPDQISYVEAHGTGTPLGDPQEFKALTTVLKEGRSSTPCWIGSVKTNIGHLESAAGIAGLIKVVLALQHRLIPPHLHLENLNPYISLKNTPFSIPTQGQPWEVDTPKRYGGISSFGFGGTNCHLILEEAPAKSLKTASSSQNQPQERPLHLLTLSAKTEPALLELARRYHHHLVSSPTLPVGDLCYSANTGRTQFEHRLAVLASSTEQLREKLENFVNPKTEVSGTIEGKVSGRKPPKIAFLFTGQGSQYIGMGRQLYQTELTFRSNLDTCEQILRPYLNKSLLDILYSDNGELDTTAYTQPALFALEYALAQLWMSWGVKPTAVMGHSLGEYVAACVAGVFSLEDALKLVAQRAAKMQALPPNGLMIVVSASEDWVKSVIAPYVPQVAIAASNGPNNVVISGQSQEIESIKTTLEAQGIKVTPLKVSHAFHSSLMKPMIEEFRAVAQTVTYSKPQIKLISNVTGQVASPEIATPEYWCRHILEPVRFAAGMETLAQQGCRVFIECGPKATLLGMGCACLPEAEKLWLASLRPQREDWQQILESLSHLFIAGVPLDWASFDKDYARRRLSLPTYPFRRQRYWIEESTSLNSASDLESLSLNLLKPEKINPLVQQLELSGEFSESELKLLPKLASVLAEYYQKHLKEDGGDSQPSSMKNGSSMSLNGGQSPIATPEKKSIQEQYLSANSQERKPIIRTYFCQLLNRITGISQTDIQWQNPLSNLGIDSLMASQLRKEIETDLGVAVPVEFLANLSLEQFLEQIILLMEKQSPSLSLPATNSSNLWFPWLGKNPQARLRVFCFPYAGAGASLFREWSKDVPPDIEICPVQLPGRENRFQDPPFTNLKALIQTLGTLIMPHLDIPFAFFGHSLGGLLGFELARELRRQKASSPVHLFVSASRAPQIPDFSSPIHTLPDPEFKQAIERFKGTPKEVLENAELMALFLPTLRSDFALLETYFYSGGQPLECPITAFGGLEDSQISRELLEPWHKQTQSHFQLTLIPGDHFFLQTARQKLLSIIVETLVPTLTVKKGNNNHDFYC